A genomic segment from Nicotiana tabacum cultivar K326 chromosome 7, ASM71507v2, whole genome shotgun sequence encodes:
- the LOC107788051 gene encoding uncharacterized protein LOC107788051 isoform X1: MADGFESHAVFASKETLSFTEKANSVKMTGISEKLNVDTQEFEVKDNTHVPPKDTTDDGSVRCSLKIEVIDDTAMIDISQGGKSRTVDKRYKSRTNKKKKNANHQVEKENGEKMVARKAKEKNVLISDGCKRKGGEEKMVYRRKELENLRFVGIEEQRKKWVEVYCGLDDTVKKEYDGLLQSNTQKHIRGHLGKENTPVISGNDHSGHLDVQEGSIDTRNSPSAFPLSRDDGISYEGESNAYEESDDSNDDYSSIQRPAFILTGEPDFDSGPPEDGLEYLRRVRYHFSIRV, translated from the exons ATGGCTGACGGTTTCGAATCTCATGCTGTTTTTGCTTCCAAAGAAACCCTTTCTTTCACTGAGAAGGCCAACTCTGTAAAGATGACAGGCATTTCTGAGAAGCTCAATGTGGATACTCAAGAATTTGAAGTCAAAGACAATACCCATGTGCCGCCCAAAGATACAACAGATGATGGGTCTGTTAGGTGTTCTCTAAAGATTGAAGTAATTGATGATACAGCAATGATTGATATCTCTCAAGGTGGAAAAAGTCGCACAGTTGATAAAAGATACAAATCAAGaacaaataagaagaaaaagaatgcAAACCATCAAGTAGAAAAAGAGAATGGAGAGAAAATGGTggcaagaaaagcaaaagaaaaaaatgtgCTCATTTCTGATGGCTGTAAAAGGAAAGGAGGAGAAGAGAAAATGGTTTATCGTAGAAAGGAGTTGGAAAATTTGAGGTTTGTTGGAATCGAAGAACAGAGGAAAAAGTGGGTTGAGGTGTACTGTGGGCTTGATGATACTGTGAAAAAGGAGTACGATGGCCTCCTTCAGTCTAATACTCAAAAGCACATTCGTGGACACCTTGGAAAAGAAAATACCCCTGTGATTTCTG GTAATGACCATTCAGGGCACTTGGATGTTCAAGAAGGGAGTATAGACACTAGAAATTCTCCTTCGGCGTTTCCTCTCAGTAGGGATGATGGCATCTCTTATGAGGGAGAAAGCAATGCTTATGAAGAAAGTGATGATAGCAATGATGATTATAGCAGCATCCAAAGACCTGCCTTTATACTTACAGGCGAGCCTGACTTTGATTCTGGTCCTCCTGAAGATGGACTTGAGTATCTTAGGCGTGTCAGGTACCACTTTTCTATTCGTGTCTAA
- the LOC107788051 gene encoding uncharacterized protein LOC107788051 isoform X3, with amino-acid sequence MADGFESHAVFASKETLSFTEKANSVKMTGISEKLNVDTQEFEVKDNTHVPPKDTTDDGSVRCSLKIEVIDDTAMIDISQGGKSRTVDKRYKSRTNKKKKNANHQVEKENGEKMVARKAKEKNVLISDGCKRKGGEEKMVYRRKELENLRFVGIEEQRKKWVEVYCGLDDTVKKEYDGLLQSNTQKHIRGHLGKENTPVISGVLAAKERGKHMKVYTQRGMAYMNLQNTLCLPRH; translated from the exons ATGGCTGACGGTTTCGAATCTCATGCTGTTTTTGCTTCCAAAGAAACCCTTTCTTTCACTGAGAAGGCCAACTCTGTAAAGATGACAGGCATTTCTGAGAAGCTCAATGTGGATACTCAAGAATTTGAAGTCAAAGACAATACCCATGTGCCGCCCAAAGATACAACAGATGATGGGTCTGTTAGGTGTTCTCTAAAGATTGAAGTAATTGATGATACAGCAATGATTGATATCTCTCAAGGTGGAAAAAGTCGCACAGTTGATAAAAGATACAAATCAAGaacaaataagaagaaaaagaatgcAAACCATCAAGTAGAAAAAGAGAATGGAGAGAAAATGGTggcaagaaaagcaaaagaaaaaaatgtgCTCATTTCTGATGGCTGTAAAAGGAAAGGAGGAGAAGAGAAAATGGTTTATCGTAGAAAGGAGTTGGAAAATTTGAGGTTTGTTGGAATCGAAGAACAGAGGAAAAAGTGGGTTGAGGTGTACTGTGGGCTTGATGATACTGTGAAAAAGGAGTACGATGGCCTCCTTCAGTCTAATACTCAAAAGCACATTCGTGGACACCTTGGAAAAGAAAATACCCCTGTGATTTCTG GTGTTTTGgctgcaaaagaacgaggaaaaCATATGAAAGTTTATACTCAAAGAGGCATGGCATATATGAATCTGCAAAACACTTTGTGTTTACCTAGGCATTAG
- the LOC107788051 gene encoding uncharacterized protein LOC107788051 isoform X2: MADGFESHAVFASKETLSFTEKANSVKMTGISEKLNVDTQEFEVKDNTHVPPKDTTDDGSVRCSLKIEVIDDTAMIDISQGGKSRTVDKRYKSRTNKKKKNANHQVEKENGEKMVARKAKEKNVLISDGCKRKGGEEKMVYRRKELENLRFVGIEEQRKKWVEVYCGLDDTVKKEYDGLLQSNTQKHIRGHLGKENTPVISGHLDVQEGSIDTRNSPSAFPLSRDDGISYEGESNAYEESDDSNDDYSSIQRPAFILTGEPDFDSGPPEDGLEYLRRVRYHFSIRV, encoded by the exons ATGGCTGACGGTTTCGAATCTCATGCTGTTTTTGCTTCCAAAGAAACCCTTTCTTTCACTGAGAAGGCCAACTCTGTAAAGATGACAGGCATTTCTGAGAAGCTCAATGTGGATACTCAAGAATTTGAAGTCAAAGACAATACCCATGTGCCGCCCAAAGATACAACAGATGATGGGTCTGTTAGGTGTTCTCTAAAGATTGAAGTAATTGATGATACAGCAATGATTGATATCTCTCAAGGTGGAAAAAGTCGCACAGTTGATAAAAGATACAAATCAAGaacaaataagaagaaaaagaatgcAAACCATCAAGTAGAAAAAGAGAATGGAGAGAAAATGGTggcaagaaaagcaaaagaaaaaaatgtgCTCATTTCTGATGGCTGTAAAAGGAAAGGAGGAGAAGAGAAAATGGTTTATCGTAGAAAGGAGTTGGAAAATTTGAGGTTTGTTGGAATCGAAGAACAGAGGAAAAAGTGGGTTGAGGTGTACTGTGGGCTTGATGATACTGTGAAAAAGGAGTACGATGGCCTCCTTCAGTCTAATACTCAAAAGCACATTCGTGGACACCTTGGAAAAGAAAATACCCCTGTGATTTCTG GGCACTTGGATGTTCAAGAAGGGAGTATAGACACTAGAAATTCTCCTTCGGCGTTTCCTCTCAGTAGGGATGATGGCATCTCTTATGAGGGAGAAAGCAATGCTTATGAAGAAAGTGATGATAGCAATGATGATTATAGCAGCATCCAAAGACCTGCCTTTATACTTACAGGCGAGCCTGACTTTGATTCTGGTCCTCCTGAAGATGGACTTGAGTATCTTAGGCGTGTCAGGTACCACTTTTCTATTCGTGTCTAA